The Euphorbia lathyris chromosome 2, ddEupLath1.1, whole genome shotgun sequence genome includes a window with the following:
- the LOC136217676 gene encoding uncharacterized protein: protein MSTSPCINAPERKHWWLTNRKIVDKYVKDARNLIATQEQSEIASALSLLDAALALSPRFEVALELKARSLLFLRRFRDVADMLQDYIPSLKMGNDDSSSVSSDNSSQQLVRDRVKLLPSSDSSSDSADKDPSFKCFSVSDLKKKVMAGLCKTCDKEGQWRYSILGQACCHLGLMEDAMVLLQTGKRLSTAAFRRQSISWSDDSFSVSNFPISGEISSSSAPSSPPRTMTESESISQMLSHIKLLLRRRAAAIAALDAGLYSEAIRHFSKILEGRRGAPQGFLSECYMYRAYAYKSSGRIAESIADCNKTLALDPTCIQALETRASLLETIRCLPDCLHDLEHIKLLYNSILRDRKLPGPAWKRHNVRYREIPGKLCALTAKTQALKQRVASGETGNVDYYALIGLRRGCSRSELERAHLLLCIRHKPDKSINFVERCEFADDRDLDSVKDRARMSALLLYRLLQKGYTNVMNTIMDEEAAEKQRKKAAVALQAAQAAIQIQQTTTQNHNNNPKHEIKHSSMEISGPKHEIKHSSMEISGSNRINSENIAAAAATASGGSNPFQGVFCRDLAVVGNLLSQVGFNRPITVKYEALSC, encoded by the exons ATGTCTACTTCTCCATGCATCAATGCACCTGAAAGGAAACACTGGTGGCTCACTAATCGGAAg ATTGTCGATAAGTATGTTAAAGATGCGAGAAATCTGATTGCGACTCAGGAACAGAGTGAAATTGCTTCTGCTTTGAGTCTTCTAGACGCGGCTCTAGCTCTGTCTCCTCGATTTGAAGTTGCGCTTGAATTGAAAGCGAGATCTTTGCTTTTCCTTAGGCGATTCAGAGATGTAGCAGATATGCTCCAGGATTACATTCCTAGCCTGAAAATGGGAAATGACGACTCAAGTTCTGTATCTTCTGATAACTCGTCGCAGCAGCTTGTGAGAGACCGAGTCAAACTTCTCCCTTCGAGTGACTCGTCCTCCGACTCAGCTGACAAGGATCCGAGTTTCAAGTGTTTCTCTGTCTCCGACTTGAAAAAGAAAGTCATGGCTGGGCTTTGTAAAACTTGCGACAAAGAAGGGCAATGGAG ATACTCAATTTTAGGCCAAGCTTGTTGCCATCTCGGTCTTATGGAGGACGCAATGGTCCTACTCCAAACCGGTAAACGCCTATCAACCGCCGCATTCCGCCGTCAGAGCATTTCCTGGTCCGATGATAGCTTTTCAGTCTCCAACTTCCCAATATCCGGCGAAATCAGCAGCTCATCAGCTCCATCATCCCCACCTCGAACTATGACTGAATCAGAGAGCATTTCTCAAATGTTATCCCACATTAAACTTCTCCTCCGCCGTCGTGCAGCAGCCATTGCTGCCCTAGACGCCGGCCTTTACTCAGAGGCCATCCGTCACTTCAGCAAAATTCTAGAAGGTCGCCGTGGGGCTCCTCAGGGATTCCTATCGGAATGTTACATGTACAGAGCTTATGCTTATAAATCATCAGGAAGAATCGCAGAATCCATAGCTGATTGCAATAAAACCCTAGCTCTTGATCCGACTTGCATTCAAGCTCTTGAAACTCGAGCATCCCTTTTAGAAACAATTCGCTGTTTGCCTGATTGTTTACATGACCTTGAACACATAAAACTCCTCTACAATTCAATCCTGAGAGACAGAAAACTCCCTGGCCCTGCTTGGAAGAGGCACAATGTTAGATACAGGGAAATCCCAGGAAAACTCTGTGCATTAACAGCTAAAACTCAGGCATTGAAGCAGAGGGTTGCTTCAGGGGAGACTGGAAACGTAGACTACTATGCTTTAATCGGGCTGAGGCGAGGGTGTTCGCGATCCGAGTTGGAAAGAGCTCATTTGTTGCTGTGTATAAGACATAAACCAGATAAATCCATAAACTTTGTTGAAAGGTGCGAGTTTGCTGATGACAGAGATCTTGATTCAGTTAAAGATAGAGCTAGAATGTCTGCTTTGTTACTCTACAGATTGCTCCAAAAGGGAtacacaaatgtgatgaacacAATCATGGATGAAGAAGCTGCAGAAAAACAGAGAAAGAAAGCTGCAGTTGCTTTACAAGCCGCACAAGCTGCTATTCAAATCCAGCAAACAACAACCCAGAATCATAACAATAATCCTAAACATGAAATTAAGCATTCTTCAATGGAGATATCAGGTCCTAAACATGAAATTAAGCATTCTTCAATGGAGATATCAGGTTCTAATCGTATCAATTCCGAAAACatagctgctgctgctgctacaGCTTCAGGGGGGTCTAATCCATTTCAAGGAGTATTTTGCCGTGATCTTGCTGTAGTTGGGAATTTACTTTCTCAAGTTGGATTCAATCGTCCAATTACAGTGAAATATGAAGCATTGAGCTGCTAA